The following proteins come from a genomic window of Gynuella sunshinyii YC6258:
- a CDS encoding sigma-54-dependent transcriptional regulator: MNAFKVFFVDDDPAIRLSMQQMLELEDIDVQCFASGEVLFNLIDASFNGMVITDFNMPSPNGLEILERIQQIDVNIPVVLITGHGDISMAVEAMRNGAYDFIEKPYETEPLLEVIHRAAEKRLLTLENRDLKSQLKFNSRPGPRVLGHSKAMKQVFSVLDAIVDTSADVLLHGETGCGKDLIARWLHEASSRKDHNYVAINCGAVPENLIESELFGHEAGAFTGADKKRIGKFEHADGGTVFLDEIESMPLNLQVKLLRVLEERKVERLGSNKSINLDIRIITATKTNLKELSDRGEFRADLYYRLNIVKVDIPTLKDRIQDVPLLFQHFVLIAAARYDREIIHPPEARISALLQHDWPGNVRELRNLAERYVLMGESAFDQLADPFERELQSRNTLAEMMDQYEAHLIAAALRDHQGSIKDTLVALGLARKTLYEKMKKYGLDKNDYKNES; the protein is encoded by the coding sequence ATGAATGCATTCAAAGTATTTTTTGTCGATGATGATCCTGCCATCCGCCTTTCCATGCAGCAAATGCTTGAACTGGAGGATATAGATGTTCAGTGCTTCGCTTCTGGAGAGGTGTTGTTCAATCTCATTGATGCCAGCTTCAACGGCATGGTCATTACCGATTTCAACATGCCGTCACCCAACGGTCTGGAGATACTGGAACGGATACAGCAGATCGATGTCAACATTCCGGTCGTATTGATTACCGGCCATGGGGACATCTCCATGGCCGTCGAAGCGATGCGCAACGGTGCTTATGACTTCATTGAAAAACCCTATGAGACAGAACCCTTACTGGAAGTCATTCATCGGGCCGCTGAAAAACGTCTGTTGACGTTGGAAAACCGCGATCTCAAAAGTCAGCTCAAATTCAACTCCCGTCCAGGCCCCCGGGTATTGGGACACAGCAAGGCCATGAAGCAGGTCTTCTCGGTACTGGATGCCATTGTAGATACCTCAGCCGATGTGCTGCTCCATGGTGAGACCGGTTGCGGAAAAGACCTGATTGCCCGCTGGCTGCATGAGGCCAGCAGCCGCAAGGATCACAACTACGTTGCCATCAACTGTGGTGCCGTGCCTGAAAATCTCATTGAAAGTGAACTGTTCGGACATGAAGCCGGTGCCTTTACCGGTGCGGATAAAAAACGCATAGGCAAATTTGAACATGCCGACGGCGGCACGGTTTTTCTTGATGAAATTGAAAGCATGCCTCTGAATCTTCAGGTCAAACTGTTGCGAGTACTGGAAGAGCGCAAGGTTGAACGACTGGGCAGTAATAAATCCATCAACCTGGACATCCGCATCATCACCGCGACCAAAACCAACTTAAAAGAACTCAGTGACCGCGGAGAATTCCGGGCAGATCTCTACTATCGCCTGAATATTGTTAAAGTGGACATTCCAACGCTGAAAGATCGCATTCAGGATGTTCCGCTGTTGTTTCAACATTTTGTCCTGATCGCTGCGGCCCGCTATGACCGTGAAATCATTCACCCCCCGGAAGCCAGAATCAGCGCACTGTTACAGCACGACTGGCCTGGCAATGTCAGAGAACTTCGTAATCTGGCTGAACGCTATGTGCTTATGGGCGAAAGTGCCTTCGATCAACTGGCTGATCCTTTCGAGCGGGAGCTGCAAAGTCGCAACACACTGGCAGAGATGATGGATCAGTACGAAGCCCACTTAATTGCAGCCGCCCTGCGCGACCATCAGGGATCCATCAAAGACACACTGGTTGCTCTTGGGCTGGCCCGCAAGACGTTGTACGAAAAAATGAAAAAATATGGACTGGATAAAAACGACTACAAAAACGAGTCATAA
- a CDS encoding LrgB family protein, giving the protein MTSSIQMLMALSITIGIYLLAEQIYRKFHRSALVHPVIVTIFSIMGLLKLLGWEYPQYRQDTAMIHFMLGPATVALAIPLYENISLIRKMLIPLMVATLVGAFIASSSAFLLSEWLINTDILSRSMLVKSITTPIAIGVAEKVGGSGSLAAGLVLLTGAIGCLVLPGYMRLVKVQSEPAEGFIMGMTAHGFGTAQAFEKSVTCGAFAGLAMSLTGVITAVLIPLFVPVISLF; this is encoded by the coding sequence ATGACAAGTTCTATCCAAATGCTGATGGCATTATCCATCACCATCGGTATTTATCTGCTGGCCGAACAGATATATCGCAAATTTCACCGCTCAGCACTGGTTCACCCTGTCATTGTGACCATTTTTTCGATTATGGGTTTATTAAAGCTGTTAGGCTGGGAGTATCCTCAATATCGACAGGACACGGCCATGATTCACTTCATGCTGGGTCCGGCAACGGTGGCACTGGCAATACCGCTGTATGAAAACATATCTCTCATCCGGAAAATGCTGATACCACTAATGGTCGCCACGCTGGTCGGTGCATTTATCGCCTCATCCAGTGCTTTTCTGTTGTCAGAATGGCTCATCAACACGGATATTTTAAGCCGTTCCATGCTGGTGAAGTCTATCACCACACCTATCGCCATTGGCGTCGCAGAAAAAGTCGGAGGCAGTGGCTCTCTGGCAGCCGGACTGGTGCTACTCACTGGAGCAATCGGTTGTCTGGTATTACCGGGATACATGCGGCTAGTGAAGGTTCAATCAGAACCGGCGGAAGGATTTATTATGGGCATGACAGCCCACGGATTTGGAACGGCCCAGGCATTTGAAAAATCGGTCACCTGTGGTGCTTTTGCCGGTCTGGCGATGAGCCTGACCGGCGTGATAACAGCGGTACTGATTCCCTTATTTGTGCCTGTAATCAGCCTTTTTTAG
- a CDS encoding DUF4037 domain-containing protein, protein MELLLKEIVGEYQHNTCVEGIMLGGSRSTESEDQLSDYNLYVYHHEDISVSERQQITNKFCRYMELNNQFWEVQDDGQLNDGSEIIIVYRNLIQFDRQLHDVAFRYQARLGATTAHWYNFLHAEILFDRNGRLAELQQKYSIAYPFQLQSNILQKNHALLRRQMPAYLFKIEKALVRQDRVSLNNLLSRFMASYFDIVFAVNEQLHPGDKKLVSHALRRCNHIPKNFESRLNRCFELAGGARQELLAELNLLIDELDHMIKHRASSSL, encoded by the coding sequence ATGGAACTCCTGTTAAAAGAAATTGTAGGTGAATATCAGCACAATACCTGTGTTGAAGGCATAATGTTGGGCGGTTCCCGATCAACGGAGTCGGAAGATCAGTTATCTGACTACAATCTTTACGTGTATCACCATGAAGATATCTCTGTTTCTGAACGCCAACAGATTACCAATAAGTTCTGCCGTTATATGGAGCTGAATAATCAGTTCTGGGAAGTTCAGGATGATGGTCAGTTAAACGATGGCTCAGAAATTATCATTGTGTACCGCAATCTGATTCAGTTTGACCGCCAACTCCACGATGTCGCCTTTCGATATCAGGCACGACTGGGTGCCACTACTGCACACTGGTACAACTTTCTGCACGCAGAAATTCTGTTTGACCGTAACGGCAGACTGGCGGAACTGCAGCAGAAATACAGCATCGCCTACCCATTTCAGCTGCAAAGCAATATTCTGCAAAAAAACCACGCACTGTTGAGACGCCAAATGCCTGCTTATCTGTTTAAGATAGAGAAGGCATTAGTGCGCCAGGACCGGGTTTCATTAAATAATCTGTTGTCCAGGTTTATGGCCAGCTACTTCGATATCGTATTTGCCGTTAACGAACAATTGCATCCAGGTGATAAAAAACTGGTTTCCCATGCGTTACGCCGATGCAACCATATTCCGAAAAATTTCGAATCACGCCTTAATCGCTGTTTTGAGCTGGCGGGCGGTGCCAGACAGGAACTGCTGGCAGAATTAAACCTGCTCATTGATGAACTTGATCATATGATCAAGCATCGAGCATCATCTTCACTGTAA
- a CDS encoding NnrU family protein, which yields MIILVIGIVVFFGIHLLPGFTRTRQALIERFGDRTYRGVFALFSFVGLILIIWGKAAADAVFIYASPFWTYKIMPLLMVPAFILMAAAGMKSNIKRFTRHPQLWGVTLWAGGHLLVNGDLSSLLLFGSFLLFSLYDMWSANRRGALQQTEKLPLIKDVQVLVAGTLVAVIVAFVHPWLFGVRAIV from the coding sequence ATGATCATTTTAGTAATCGGCATTGTCGTTTTTTTTGGAATACATTTATTGCCCGGCTTCACAAGGACCCGTCAGGCTTTGATTGAACGGTTCGGAGATCGCACCTATCGGGGGGTGTTTGCGCTGTTCTCGTTCGTGGGGTTGATACTGATCATCTGGGGTAAGGCCGCTGCAGACGCTGTTTTTATCTATGCCAGCCCCTTTTGGACTTACAAAATCATGCCGTTGTTGATGGTACCAGCCTTTATTCTGATGGCGGCGGCAGGAATGAAAAGCAACATAAAGCGTTTTACCCGTCACCCCCAACTGTGGGGTGTGACGCTGTGGGCAGGTGGACACTTGCTGGTCAATGGTGATTTATCCTCGTTGCTGCTGTTTGGCTCTTTTTTGTTGTTTTCGTTGTATGACATGTGGTCCGCCAATCGTCGTGGTGCGTTACAGCAGACGGAGAAACTGCCATTGATCAAGGATGTTCAGGTGCTGGTCGCCGGTACCCTTGTTGCGGTCATCGTTGCATTTGTTCATCCATGGTTATTTGGTGTCCGGGCAATAGTCTAA
- a CDS encoding histidine triad nucleotide-binding protein, translating to MSETIFGKIVAGELPADSVYEDELCMAIRDKFPTAPHHYLVIPKKPIPKLCDAGPEDQALLGHLMLVANQVAAQQGIGEAFRLVVNNGADAGQSVFHLHVHVIGGRSLSWPPG from the coding sequence ATGAGTGAGACGATATTCGGCAAAATCGTGGCCGGTGAATTACCGGCCGACAGTGTCTATGAAGATGAGTTATGCATGGCTATCCGGGATAAATTCCCAACAGCACCGCATCACTATCTGGTTATTCCCAAAAAACCAATTCCCAAACTCTGTGATGCCGGGCCGGAGGATCAGGCTCTGTTAGGACATTTAATGCTGGTGGCCAATCAGGTTGCGGCACAACAGGGCATAGGCGAGGCCTTCCGGCTGGTGGTGAACAATGGCGCCGACGCCGGCCAGAGTGTTTTCCACCTGCACGTCCATGTGATTGGTGGCCGTAGTTTGAGCTGGCCTCCAGGTTAG
- a CDS encoding DUF1127 domain-containing protein — protein MSTLKILVPALHVHAGEWHFSLQTLKLWNRRYKTRQQLKDLSPHLLRDIGLTAYDADAEIHKPFWKG, from the coding sequence ATGTCCACTCTGAAAATTTTGGTTCCTGCTCTACATGTCCACGCAGGGGAATGGCATTTCTCACTACAAACATTAAAGCTGTGGAACCGTCGTTACAAAACCCGCCAACAACTAAAAGATCTCAGTCCCCACCTGTTGAGGGATATCGGTTTGACTGCTTATGACGCCGATGCGGAGATACATAAACCTTTCTGGAAAGGCTAA
- a CDS encoding DEAD/DEAH box helicase: MTDSEHITSFADLQLSEPVMKALSAIGYESPSPIQSQTIPSLMSGRDLLGIAQTGTGKTAAFALPVLHNLDIQQVSPQALVLAPTRELAIQVAEAFQSYAHFIKGFHVLPIYGGQDMRVQLRALKRPVHVVVGTPGRVMDHLRKGSLDLSHLKTVVLDEADEMLRMGFIEDVEWILEHTPKERQVALFSATMPEPIRKVTANYLKDPVEVRVARESTTVAQIEQCHLMVQPNRKLDALTRVMEVEDFDAAIVFVRTKTATTELAEKLEARGFSSAALNGDMNQAQREKTIERLKKGKLDVAIATDVAARGLDVERISHVINYDIPYDSEAYVHRIGRTGRAGRSGKAILLITPREQRLLRTIEQHTRAPIPVMKLPTAEQLSEQRIKEFKDTVLAVVQDIDGTPDKDILVDLIMGLHQEHQIEPINIAAALGYIAQQGTPLLVGELSNDFIVQPRGRQDDRRDDRREKSGGKSGERKSRSLPDGMKVQKYRLDVGRRDGIRPGDIVGAIANEAGIESQFIGNIRLSENFSIVELPDGMPKEVFKQLKNVKVRNRPLNIRPWEDEKPSKSRHRAKKG; encoded by the coding sequence ATGACCGATTCCGAACACATTACTTCTTTTGCCGATTTACAGCTTTCCGAGCCTGTGATGAAAGCGCTATCGGCGATCGGGTATGAAAGTCCGTCCCCTATACAGTCGCAAACCATCCCTTCGCTGATGAGTGGTCGCGATCTGCTGGGTATTGCCCAGACCGGTACCGGCAAAACCGCGGCGTTTGCATTGCCCGTACTTCATAATCTGGATATTCAACAAGTTTCTCCACAGGCACTGGTGCTGGCCCCCACACGGGAATTGGCTATTCAGGTGGCTGAAGCATTCCAATCTTATGCTCATTTTATCAAGGGTTTTCATGTACTGCCGATTTATGGTGGGCAGGATATGCGCGTACAGCTGCGGGCCCTGAAACGTCCGGTGCATGTGGTCGTTGGTACGCCTGGAAGGGTGATGGATCATTTACGGAAAGGCAGTCTGGATTTGTCGCACCTTAAAACAGTAGTTCTGGATGAAGCTGATGAAATGCTGCGCATGGGCTTTATTGAGGATGTTGAGTGGATTCTGGAGCATACCCCTAAAGAACGGCAGGTTGCTTTGTTTTCGGCTACCATGCCGGAACCTATTCGTAAGGTCACCGCCAATTACCTGAAAGATCCGGTTGAAGTCAGAGTCGCGCGCGAGTCCACTACCGTTGCGCAGATCGAACAATGTCACCTGATGGTTCAGCCAAACCGAAAACTGGATGCTCTGACCAGGGTAATGGAAGTTGAGGATTTTGATGCCGCCATCGTGTTTGTACGGACCAAAACCGCCACCACTGAACTGGCGGAAAAACTGGAAGCACGTGGCTTTTCCAGTGCTGCGCTGAACGGTGATATGAATCAGGCACAGCGTGAGAAAACTATTGAGAGACTCAAAAAAGGCAAGCTGGATGTCGCTATTGCCACGGATGTGGCTGCTCGTGGTCTTGATGTAGAGCGCATCAGTCACGTAATCAATTATGATATTCCCTACGATTCCGAAGCTTATGTTCATCGTATCGGTCGTACAGGGCGTGCCGGCCGCAGTGGTAAAGCTATTCTGTTGATTACCCCTCGTGAACAGCGTCTGCTCAGAACCATCGAGCAGCATACCCGGGCCCCAATTCCGGTTATGAAGTTGCCAACGGCTGAGCAATTGAGTGAGCAACGGATCAAAGAGTTTAAAGATACCGTTCTGGCGGTGGTTCAGGATATCGATGGAACGCCTGATAAGGACATTCTGGTGGATTTGATTATGGGACTGCATCAGGAGCACCAGATAGAACCAATCAATATTGCCGCTGCGTTAGGATATATTGCCCAACAGGGAACGCCTTTGCTCGTAGGTGAGCTCAGCAATGACTTTATTGTTCAGCCCCGAGGTCGGCAAGACGACCGTCGTGATGATCGCCGTGAAAAGAGTGGTGGTAAATCTGGGGAACGCAAATCACGTAGTTTGCCGGATGGTATGAAAGTACAGAAATATCGCCTCGACGTTGGTCGCCGCGATGGTATCAGACCTGGTGACATTGTGGGCGCTATTGCCAATGAAGCCGGTATTGAAAGCCAGTTTATCGGCAACATTCGTCTCAGTGAAAATTTCTCCATTGTCGAATTGCCAGACGGAATGCCAAAAGAAGTATTTAAACAGTTGAAAAACGTCAAAGTGCGTAATCGGCCATTAAATATTCGTCCATGGGAAGATGAAAAGCCGTCCAAGTCTCGCCATCGGGCTAAAAAAGGCTGA
- a CDS encoding LysR substrate-binding domain-containing protein: MAELPPLNALRAFLYAAETQSFKKAAERLFVTQAAVSHQIRLLEDSLETQLFLRLNREVKLTDEGARLLPYVRSAFRSLKSGVDQLRADPSPDRLVISVLPSFASRWLLGHLKGFQASYPDIHLVLRSDNELETFEENDCDMAIRLGDGKYPNLRSEFLMRDAKIVVAHPDLTEHGSLSVERLKTLPLLEDAGPDGSGWLNWLTEQELDPDDFRISLTVNDSGMAIDATLDGQGIGLVRKSLAQDLITSGKLLKVNDYEINLSYSYYLVAPEHHFQKTKVRIFAEWLHKELEASFLPEYFAYYGS; the protein is encoded by the coding sequence ATGGCTGAACTGCCACCACTCAATGCCCTTCGGGCTTTTTTATACGCAGCCGAAACCCAAAGTTTCAAAAAAGCAGCGGAGCGACTGTTTGTTACTCAGGCAGCGGTCAGCCACCAAATCCGGCTGCTGGAAGATTCTCTGGAAACTCAGCTGTTTCTGCGCTTAAACCGTGAAGTTAAACTCACTGATGAAGGCGCACGACTGTTGCCGTATGTCCGTTCTGCATTTCGATCCCTGAAATCCGGCGTCGATCAGTTGCGTGCGGATCCATCCCCGGATCGTCTGGTTATTTCGGTACTGCCATCATTTGCCTCACGATGGTTGCTTGGGCATTTGAAAGGTTTTCAGGCCAGTTATCCCGACATACATTTGGTACTGCGCTCCGACAATGAACTCGAAACCTTCGAAGAAAATGATTGTGACATGGCCATTCGACTCGGAGACGGTAAGTATCCAAATCTGCGCTCTGAGTTTTTAATGCGGGATGCCAAAATTGTGGTTGCCCATCCGGATCTGACCGAGCATGGCTCTTTGTCTGTCGAACGCCTCAAAACACTGCCACTGCTGGAAGACGCCGGTCCCGATGGTTCTGGCTGGTTGAACTGGTTGACGGAGCAGGAGCTGGACCCTGACGATTTTCGCATTTCCCTGACCGTCAATGATTCAGGTATGGCCATTGATGCCACCCTTGATGGTCAGGGAATTGGTCTGGTGCGCAAATCACTGGCTCAGGATCTGATCACCTCAGGCAAGTTGCTGAAGGTGAATGACTACGAAATCAATCTGTCCTATTCCTATTATCTGGTAGCCCCGGAACATCATTTCCAGAAAACCAAGGTCAGGATATTCGCAGAGTGGCTGCATAAGGAACTGGAAGCCAGCTTTTTGCCCGAATATTTTGCTTATTATGGCAGTTGA
- a CDS encoding gamma carbonic anhydrase family protein, whose product MAILRYKSHTPKIADSTYVSDQACIIGDVTIGEDSSVWPMAVIRGDMHRITIGARTSVQDGAVLHITHASHYNPDGYPLTIGDDVTIGHNVCLHGCTIHNEVLIGIGSTILDGAVIPERVVIGAGSLVAPGKQLDSGYLYMGSPAQKKRPLTDQELNFFKYSAQNYVDLKNEYLSDAE is encoded by the coding sequence ATGGCTATCCTGCGTTACAAATCCCATACTCCAAAAATTGCAGATTCCACCTATGTTTCTGATCAGGCCTGTATCATTGGCGATGTGACGATAGGTGAAGACTCCTCTGTCTGGCCAATGGCGGTTATTCGTGGAGATATGCACAGAATTACCATCGGTGCCCGGACCTCTGTTCAGGATGGTGCGGTGTTGCACATTACCCATGCCAGCCACTACAACCCGGATGGTTATCCATTAACCATCGGCGATGATGTCACTATTGGTCATAACGTCTGTCTGCATGGTTGTACTATCCATAATGAAGTGTTGATTGGTATTGGTTCCACGATTCTGGACGGTGCAGTCATTCCTGAACGGGTTGTTATCGGTGCTGGTTCACTGGTAGCCCCCGGTAAGCAGCTCGACAGTGGTTACTTGTACATGGGTTCACCAGCACAGAAAAAGCGTCCGTTAACGGATCAGGAACTGAACTTTTTTAAATACTCTGCCCAAAACTACGTGGATCTAAAAAACGAGTACCTGTCAGACGCTGAATAA
- a CDS encoding EAL domain-containing protein has product MFDTSLDDETFFKDYQSTLWYQRMVDAQQLLKSRILLIVSGFFTFTPLFLLSLRTYFEAEHPAWVYLGASAVIGLGALSLWSSRRLDVLARFLTLLFFLVIPMAYYLPGAYQVQFMFILCFPFLAAGLYNSFSAAIQTQLFFIWICICWLPHVTGVMETAYYSSSITLWMMILGTYVLLSLVGILTKRYNEDFFRTVIELVHYDQYSGLVKANDLANAQEWRQARWLVLVEVDHLSQILAIGDAATRMRIMQLLGDRLNKKVPTFPFAAYQWSDNQVVLLLSEAESQTERQLEVSLYRYIEQLNRHLNEAKSAGKYLLSVTAACVAIRGRSPNQVVADCQLAVRQAQKKQLLCVVLDETLKEESFDLSYRKKYRVLWANLQERKTVISTRTVFSARTGKAAWQECALKIDNLEDGFVALDEYLSVAQKFGLYEQMSDHLLQHVEYYLREHKTNLSVNLLLADLFNARIYKTLFDLCQQASARDLTLILNVTLPADPFDVDRCQEIMRVLRQQGAKIALSGIADMDVHLGVLVTLPIDIVTVAHHLIKTMTTDIRKERLLKAVVSFCHTNEQTVVADGIDTGILKRAAEALGFNYLKGNLLAAETVHEKPHFIAAHVRRQQ; this is encoded by the coding sequence ATGTTTGACACATCTTTGGATGACGAAACTTTTTTTAAGGACTATCAATCAACGCTGTGGTACCAGCGTATGGTTGATGCCCAGCAGTTGTTAAAAAGTCGAATTCTTTTGATTGTCAGTGGTTTTTTTACTTTTACCCCCTTATTCCTGCTTTCCTTGCGAACATATTTTGAAGCCGAGCACCCAGCTTGGGTCTATCTGGGAGCCTCTGCCGTTATTGGTCTGGGGGCCTTGTCATTGTGGAGTTCCAGGCGACTGGATGTGCTGGCGCGATTTCTGACATTGCTGTTTTTTCTGGTTATCCCGATGGCGTATTACCTGCCGGGTGCCTATCAGGTCCAGTTCATGTTTATCTTGTGTTTTCCTTTTCTCGCAGCCGGTCTGTACAACAGTTTTTCGGCGGCGATACAGACGCAATTGTTCTTTATCTGGATATGTATCTGCTGGTTGCCCCACGTGACCGGAGTGATGGAGACCGCCTATTACTCCTCGTCTATAACCTTATGGATGATGATTCTGGGTACCTACGTGTTGCTGAGTTTGGTGGGTATCCTGACCAAGCGTTACAACGAGGATTTCTTTCGCACGGTGATTGAGTTGGTCCATTACGATCAATATTCCGGACTGGTAAAAGCCAACGACCTCGCCAATGCACAGGAATGGCGTCAGGCTCGATGGCTGGTATTGGTCGAAGTGGATCATTTGAGCCAAATTCTGGCAATCGGTGATGCGGCAACTCGCATGAGAATCATGCAATTGCTGGGTGACCGTCTGAATAAGAAAGTACCCACTTTTCCATTTGCTGCCTATCAGTGGTCTGACAATCAGGTGGTATTGTTGTTGTCAGAGGCTGAATCGCAGACGGAAAGACAGCTGGAAGTCAGTCTGTACAGATATATTGAACAACTGAACCGGCATCTGAATGAGGCGAAATCAGCAGGCAAGTATCTGCTGAGTGTCACGGCAGCGTGCGTGGCCATTAGGGGACGTTCACCCAATCAGGTGGTTGCTGATTGTCAACTGGCTGTGCGACAGGCGCAGAAAAAGCAATTGCTTTGCGTAGTATTGGACGAGACGCTCAAAGAAGAATCCTTTGATCTCAGTTACCGCAAAAAATACCGTGTGTTGTGGGCCAATCTTCAGGAGCGAAAAACCGTTATTTCAACCCGGACTGTTTTTTCTGCACGCACCGGCAAAGCAGCCTGGCAGGAGTGTGCTCTGAAAATTGATAACCTGGAGGATGGTTTTGTCGCGCTGGATGAATACCTTAGTGTGGCTCAGAAGTTTGGATTATATGAGCAAATGAGTGATCATCTATTACAGCATGTGGAGTATTATCTGCGTGAACATAAAACCAACCTGTCTGTAAATCTGTTACTGGCAGACTTGTTTAATGCCCGTATCTATAAAACCCTGTTTGATCTCTGCCAGCAGGCCAGCGCCCGCGATCTCACTCTTATTCTGAATGTAACGCTACCGGCAGATCCGTTTGATGTGGATCGCTGTCAGGAGATTATGCGAGTGCTTCGACAGCAGGGGGCCAAAATTGCCCTGTCCGGAATCGCTGATATGGACGTTCATTTGGGAGTGCTGGTAACCCTGCCAATTGATATCGTCACAGTTGCCCATCATCTGATCAAAACCATGACGACCGACATACGCAAGGAACGGTTGTTAAAAGCGGTAGTGTCTTTTTGTCATACTAACGAGCAGACAGTGGTTGCGGATGGTATCGATACCGGCATTCTCAAACGGGCGGCTGAAGCGCTGGGATTTAATTATCTTAAAGGCAACCTTCTGGCGGCTGAAACAGTTCATGAAAAGCCGCATTTTATTGCGGCACATGTCAGACGCCAGCAGTGA
- a CDS encoding ATP-dependent Clp protease proteolytic subunit: protein MTKETENNSSPEMISDKLFKSRTLMICEEINQKMARRVCLELLALAADSDDDITLFINSQGGHVEAGDSIHDMIRFIKPRVKVVGTGWVASAGTHIFLAADKEDRYCLPNTRFLIHQPSGGVGGQASDVAIQAEQIIKMRERLAQIIAAQTGQPIDRVRKDIERDNWMSAEEAIDYGICGQKVAHVSEMQ from the coding sequence ATGACCAAAGAAACCGAAAATAACAGCTCGCCAGAGATGATTTCCGACAAATTGTTTAAAAGCAGAACTTTAATGATCTGTGAGGAAATCAATCAGAAAATGGCGCGCCGAGTCTGTTTGGAATTATTAGCGCTGGCCGCGGATTCCGATGATGATATTACCCTGTTCATAAACTCTCAGGGGGGGCATGTTGAGGCCGGTGACAGCATTCACGATATGATCCGCTTTATCAAACCGCGGGTTAAAGTCGTTGGGACTGGTTGGGTTGCCAGTGCTGGTACGCATATTTTTCTTGCCGCCGATAAAGAAGACCGTTATTGCCTGCCCAATACCCGTTTCCTGATTCACCAGCCATCCGGTGGTGTTGGCGGCCAGGCCAGTGATGTGGCTATTCAGGCTGAACAGATTATCAAAATGCGCGAGCGTCTGGCGCAGATCATCGCGGCCCAGACCGGTCAGCCGATTGATCGTGTGCGCAAAGATATTGAGCGCGATAACTGGATGAGCGCTGAAGAAGCCATTGATTATGGAATCTGTGGTCAGAAAGTGGCCCACGTCAGCGAAATGCAGTGA
- a CDS encoding CidA/LrgA family protein — MFGFFILLAYWLAGEYVVYLFAWPIPGSVVGLLALWLTLVVLGHVPDSLKNTSSTLLRYLTLLFVPAGVGLIEHWPLLMHSGIWILLIITASTLLTATAIIAIFRVFGTK, encoded by the coding sequence ATGTTTGGCTTTTTTATTCTCCTTGCCTACTGGCTGGCTGGAGAATATGTGGTTTACCTTTTTGCCTGGCCCATTCCGGGCAGTGTTGTCGGTCTGCTGGCCCTTTGGCTGACACTGGTCGTACTAGGTCACGTTCCGGATTCTTTAAAAAACACTTCTTCGACATTGCTGCGTTATCTGACGTTACTGTTTGTTCCGGCAGGAGTCGGTCTGATCGAACATTGGCCATTATTGATGCATAGCGGGATTTGGATATTACTGATCATTACCGCCAGCACACTGCTCACAGCAACTGCCATAATCGCTATTTTTAGAGTATTCGGGACCAAATAA